The Marasmius oreades isolate 03SP1 chromosome 2, whole genome shotgun sequence genomic sequence ATTCTTTCCGGATAGTTTCGTTTGCACGATACCAATCGATTACGTCCTGTTCGGCATCTGACACAAACTTGATGGCAAATCCTTTTTCAGTGTATTCATATATGTCCGCGAGAAATCTTAGACGCGTATCTCGTCCTCCTATCTTGTCGGTGGGAAGGTTCTCGCAGAGACCAAAGAGTTGGATATAGTCGGAGTCGCGTTTGGACAAGGCCTCTCGACCGCTTCCTATACACAGACTAGGAAAAATGCCTGTCACTTTGAAACTGGAGTGAGTATGAAGGAACACTTACAGTGATTCGGCGTTGGAGAGAGATATCCACTGATCATGCATGAATAAGAGCGTGAAGCAATCAGTCCAGATTCGCTCACCAGACGACTCTTGTTCATCATCTCCAAAAGATGAGATTCGTTTACGGTTTCACCAGCCCTCTGAGAGTTTAGCAACGCCAGGGTTTTACTTGGAGCTTCATTGAGTCGGAGGTTCATGGCCATACTGATCGCAGACGCAATTAGAAGACGGCCATCCCCGAAATCCCCTGATGCAGAGGACAGCGGGGTCCATAATGATAAAATCAAGAGGCACTGAATAGCTTCCAAGGACTCGGAGCGTCGGGATTGAAAGATGAGTTTAGCACTGTTGTCTTGGGTCAATGTGTGAAGCCTATGGGCTACAGTTACACGAGTATTGTCGTCTAGATGTCGTGCTGCAATAGTACAACAAACGAGGTCAAGGAGTGGGCTATCAGTACCCTTCATAAGGGTAAAATTCAACCATGGCTCGTAGTGCTTTGAAAATCTGTTCCAAGCCCGCTTCAAGGTGAATTTACACGGAGAAAAGGAGGCCGCACGTACATCAACAAAAGGTCGTTTATTTGAGCATTCGTAAGAATATTCTCAATACGATCGTTTGGTATTGAAGAAACTGAAGAAGGCGTGAATGCTGATTCATTTGCTGGGTGTTTTGTGATGAACTGTATAGCTTCAAGTGGTGCCGTCCAGTCCAATTCGTCGTACTGAACCCGCAAAAAGGTCCATATGTCATGAGGTTTAGCGAGATGTCGACGAAGCGTAGGAGCAGGAGGCAAGACAGGTGGAGGACTAGCTTGGAGTTTCGAATCAATAATcgggggagggggagggtTTGGCTCGATACCAAGAGCCCATTTATCGAAAACATCCTGCCCCCGCTCCTGTTGGGCAGCAGGAGTCATCGTACCCGCCTGACTCTGTGTCTTTGAGGCATTCTGTATCAGAATACTTCTATCCATTTCCTCGTATGAACATGGTATGTCGAGGGTCTTGCATCGGTGACAACGGATAGCTGTGGATGTCGTATCGAGGACTTCGCAGCGGGTTTTGTGTTTTCGACATGAAGTACAAGCCTGAACAGACTTTGAACGTTTTGCGGCTTTGACGCTACTACTGCTTGGGTTACTGTCTTCTCTAGACCGTTTCATGATGTTGCAGGCCCTCAAGGTCGTGTTCGGTGAGCTGAGCGCGTGTGGAACGCGACAATGTTGTTGAAGCGGCTGGTTATCACCGCGACGACGTCACGTCTCGGCTGAGCTTTTGATTTTGAAGAAAACTGATGACCGCAACCTcttttccatcatcctcaACCAATGACATTGACGATGCTCAAGACCTGGATGCCCTCATAGCAAGGTTGTTGCAGGATTCGGATCGTGAATCTGTCGGCTCAGAGATAGAAGGTTCTTCGAGATATCTGCCGTCAAGAATTTAGCGAGTTTCTCACCATTTCCCGTTCACCAGTTCTGAAATCCATCTATGGAGACGATGcgattcgaatatggaaacCTGCGGCTGGCGATGAACTGAGGCATCTGAACGATGATAAAATTCGATACGAAGTAGAAATGGGGTGAGGATGACAGTGACAATATCACTCAGGTCTCGCAATCTCTATCTCACTTTATTTCCCTCATAGGTTTCCTGATCCTTATGAGGAAGTGAAGATAAAAGTTCTCGTATCTTTAACACCGTCATACCCATCGAACTCTCCACCTCAGCTTCAGCTGCTTTCTCGATACATAGGAGCCTTCGGCGTCGATTCAAACCTTTTTGGATCCATATTACGCACCTTCATCTCTTCAAATGGTGTAGATTGGACACCAGATGTCGTTTGCGTCTTTGATGGTCTACAGAACATGCTGGACCGCTGTGTAGCTTGGTATAAAGAGCGACTCAGTGCAGATGAAAGTGGGGAGTTGCTTCGGGAGGACATGGCTTCTCATAATCATCAAAATCGTGCATCTAGCCCTGATCTGGCTTCAAAACAAACTACTCGATCTGAAGTCGAAGCCGTCTCCGTTGCGTTGCCAGATGGGATAGAAATCTTTGAGGCATCACCCATTGTCGATCGGAAGAGTAGCTTCGTTGGACGTGCCTGCACCATTACAGACCCATCTCAAGTGGGTCCTTTAGTTTCCCTAATCACTATTACAGTGGCAATTCTTCTGCAGGTACCATTGATATTGGCTCATCTTTCTTCGGACAGGCGCATCGCTCGAGCGGCTCATCCTATTATCAACGCATGGCGGTGCCAAGTTGGTAATGTTCTACACCAAGGCAAGTAGTACTCAATTTCTTTGCATTGTACCTGAAGGGAGCTGACACCGCAGTAGATAATGACGATGACGGAGAAACGGCGGCAGGAGGCCGTCTTGCCCATTTACTTCAGATCTTGGTCAGTTCACGTCCTGTCTTCCTTTGCGACCACCAAACCAATACCCCGGTCAGGAAATCAACAACGTCCTGGTGATTGTTACCCGTTACTTTGGCGGGATACATCTCGGACCCGATAGGTTTAAACATATCAATCAAGCCGCCCGCAATGCTTTGGATGTGGGTGGATTTTTGGATTCTGAAGAATCCAAGATGAAAGGCAATGTTAAGGGTAGAAAGCGATGACCACATTTCATTCGTAGATTGCCGATCATCTATGCTGTACGTCTGTAACGCTCCATAGATTTAAGCGTTTCTGCGTCTTCGGGAGGATGACCACCGATTACTTATTCATCACCTTCGCCAGTGTCCTCCAAAGCTTTCCTACGGTTCTCCCGTCGAAACCCTTTACCTAACCTCCAGCGTTCATTGATGGTCTCCACAGAATCCAATCTGACCCGCTTTAGTAAGGGAACGTATTGAGCTAGTTTTCTTGACGTTCCTCCACCCAGAGGTACTTCGTAATTGACACCACCTCCAGTCTGAACCCCGATCTCACCGGTTACTGTGTTAGTCCATgggggagggaagaagattgaCGCGGCTTCTAGAAAATGGCGATTGAGGGTCGTAAAGATTTGGGAGCGGGCATGTAATGAGTGAAGAAGATGGTATAATCCTCGACCATCCTCACTCGAGCTCGAGGTATCACCTATCGACACCGCTGTCGTCTGCATACCGGCAGGCTGGACTTCGTGTCCATCTACCCGCCAGACAACGTCATGTTCCGAATAACCACAGTCCCACAAAACGAGCGGAAGACCGTCTGCCATCTGGTATTCTGGTTTACGATCCACAACTTCTAAAGTCTCACCATCCCGCGCTTCTTCAGATCCTTCATGAACATTGAGAAGAGAGGTCATGAGCGAGGGCTGCTCAAGCCCCCGTCCGATTAGAAAGAGGACAGCCACAATATGGCGAACTTGGTGATACAGAAAGGCCGTACCGACAAGATTCAACACATGCATTTTGGGGGTGGTATTATCTCCGTCTACTGAGATGATCTCCGCCTTCAGTATCTTTCTCGTGAAAATCGCTATCTGTTTTCCAGCATCCACCTTGCACAAATTTCGGAAATCATGTTCGCCGACTAGCCTCGACGCCGCTTCCTGCATGTTTGGAATGTCTAGGTGCTCTGCAGAGAAAAAATACTTGTAATGTCGGAATTTGCACGCGAACCGGGCGGAGAACGAGGGGGAAACTGGGGACCATGCAAGGATTCGAATAGTCTGGGGAAGGATTCGGTTTAGGATGGTCACATACGCGAGTTCTGGTCTCGGTGAGGTGGATGAAATGGATGTGCTGGTGGTTTGTGTGGGTTCTTCGTCATCCAGGTCTAAATAACCAAACGCATCGTCTCCTGAAGGCGTTCCTTGAATCGATCTATGTGTCGGTACTTCATTTGGCTCAGACTCGCTGACATCTTCGCCAAGAGGTGATCGCGAGCCCGGATTTTCGACGGTTCCCAATGCACTTCTGACCCACAGAGATATAACTTGTCCAGCAGCGCTAACCCCTCTATCTGTCCTTCCGCACTTCTCCCAGCCACAACCTTCGTATCCCGCCTTCGGGTCGATAAGTCTGGCGTGAGCTAACGCATCGAAAAGGACTCCCTCTACAGTAGGTAAAGGCGTTGGACTCGTCTGATAAGCAAGACCATTGTATTCCCAACCAGAATAACAGAATTTGAGTGCGATTTTTCTTCTCGGATGCGATGCGAAATGGAAC encodes the following:
- a CDS encoding uncharacterized protein (BUSCO:EOG09263UAJ) — encoded protein: MLLVLYFCSRFKPITRLRYCFHRTQIFKMSTYSNWSKEDLVDRIKQLESERVPSQSQKGTQRSLLSSSSAQAQQRAFHFASHPRRKIALKFCYSGWEYNGLAYQTSPTPLPTVEGVLFDALAHARLIDPKAGYEGCGWEKCGRTDRGVSAAGQVISLWVRSALGTVENPGSRSPLGEDVSESEPNEVPTHRSIQGTPSGDDAFGYLDLDDEEPTQTTSTSISSTSPRPELAYVTILNRILPQTIRILAWSPVSPSFSARFACKFRHYKYFFSAEHLDIPNMQEAASRLVGEHDFRNLCKVDAGKQIAIFTRKILKAEIISVDGDNTTPKMHVLNLVGTAFLYHQVRHIVAVLFLIGRGLEQPSLMTSLLNVHEGSEEARDGETLEVVDRKPEYQMADGLPLVLWDCGYSEHDVVWRVDGHEVQPAGMQTTAVSIGDTSSSSEDGRGLYHLLHSLHARSQIFTTLNRHFLEAASIFFPPPWTNTVTGEIGVQTGGGVNYEVPLGGGTSRKLAQYVPLLKRVRLDSVETINERWRLGKGFRRENRRKALEDTGEGDE